A window of Thunnus thynnus chromosome 17, fThuThy2.1, whole genome shotgun sequence contains these coding sequences:
- the LOC137200904 gene encoding serine/arginine-rich splicing factor 2-like — MSYGRPPPDVDGMTSLKVDNLTYRTSPETLRRVFEKYGRVGDVYIPRDRYTKESRGFAFVRFHDKRDAEDAMDAMDGALLDGRELRVQMARYGRPPDSHYGGGGGGGGGGRRGGQPRRYGGHGRRSRSPRHRRRSRSRSRSRSRSRSRSRYSRSRSRSYSRSKSHSPRDKKTKAKSPSRSRSRSRSRSRSKSRSRSRTPSSKRGSRSRSKSQPKSAAENGGESP; from the exons ATGAGTTACGGTAGGCCTCCGCCTGATGTCGACGGCATGACTTCCCTCAAAGTGGACAACCTGACCTACCGGACATCTCCCGAAACACTCAGACGGGTGTTCGAGAAGTACGGCCGGGTAGGGGACGTCTACATCCCCAGAGACCGTTACACAAAGGAAAGCCGCGGTTTCGCGTTCGTGCGGTTCCACGATAAGCGGGACGCGGAGGACGCGATGGACGCGATGGATGGCGCGCTGCTGGACGGGCGGGAGTTGCGCGTGCAGATGGCCCGGTACGGCAGGCCGCCCGACTCCCACTACGGAGGCggcggcggaggaggaggaggagggcggcGGGGAGGCCAGCCTCGGAGGTACGGGGGACACGGCCGCAGAAGCAGGAG CCCGAGACACAGGAGACGCAGCAGATCCCGCAGCAGGAGCCGCTCTCGCTCCCGAAGCCGATCCCGCTACAGCAGATCCAGGTCCCGGTCCTACTCCCGATCCAAGTCCCACTCTCCGAGGGACAAGAAGACCAAGGCCAAGTCCCCGTCCCGATCCAGATCGAGATCCAGGTCCAGGTCCCGGTCCAAGTCTAGGTCCAGAAGCCGCACCCCTTCCTCCAAAAGAGGATCCAGGTCCAGATCTAAAAGCCAGCCCAAGTCAGCAGCAGAGAATGGAGGAGAGTCCCCGTAG